The following coding sequences lie in one Pseudoalteromonas sp. Scap06 genomic window:
- the deoC gene encoding deoxyribose-phosphate aldolase, with amino-acid sequence MTNNTQNAMLVVSLMDLTSLNTDDNQASINALVNSIDLKLGIPAAVCVFSEFVDDAKIALANRLLSHVKVATVTNFPTGDAPLNEVLNETLIAIERGADEIDLVIPYKALIKGEADTVLEYVSESKKACGSRAKLKVIIESGELKTPALIAQATELAIQGGADFVKTSTGKVAVNATLEATEIMLNAIKKSSKPVGFKAAGGVKTTGDANAYLQLTTEIMGHEYLAPETFRFGASSLLNDVYKVLHEAQQ; translated from the coding sequence ATGACAAATAATACTCAAAACGCCATGCTAGTTGTTAGTTTAATGGATTTAACCAGTTTAAACACCGATGATAATCAAGCTAGTATTAATGCATTAGTAAACAGTATTGATCTTAAGTTAGGCATACCCGCTGCAGTTTGTGTGTTTAGTGAATTTGTAGATGATGCAAAAATAGCGCTCGCAAATCGGCTATTGAGTCATGTAAAAGTGGCCACAGTGACTAACTTTCCTACAGGTGATGCGCCACTTAATGAAGTACTTAATGAAACACTAATAGCCATAGAGCGCGGGGCCGATGAAATTGACTTAGTCATTCCTTATAAAGCACTTATAAAAGGCGAAGCCGATACAGTACTGGAATACGTGAGTGAAAGTAAAAAAGCATGTGGTAGTCGCGCTAAACTTAAAGTGATTATTGAAAGCGGTGAGCTAAAAACACCTGCGCTTATTGCTCAAGCAACCGAGCTTGCTATTCAAGGGGGAGCTGATTTTGTAAAAACCAGCACCGGTAAAGTCGCGGTTAACGCCACGCTTGAAGCAACTGAAATTATGCTTAATGCCATCAAAAAGTCATCAAAACCAGTTGGTTTTAAGGCCGCAGGCGGTGTGAAAACGACAGGTGATGCCAATGCTTATTTGCAGCTAACAACTGAGATTATGGGGCATGAATATTTAGCACCAGAGACATTTAGGTTTGGCGCTTCCTCGCTTTTAAATGACGTTTATAAGGTATTGCATGAAGCGCAGCAGTGA
- a CDS encoding CsgG/HfaB family protein, translating into MLSSIQKTLLATALITSLSACQSTSTNVTSNKNSPDINEVSKQKYNGPKARIAVARFTDKSNNSRWWRKEIGEGMADQLTTALVGTNRFIVLERQALDAVLSEQDLAVSGRVSAQSGAAYGEIEGAEIVVVAAVTEFDDDSSGASVGSGGFIGDVFSSVSAGFSGSHMAIDLRLIDTRTSRILAATSVEGGSKDFNFTSAATNFGGALVGGSLSGWSDTPKEKALREVIIKAVEFLETKIPDTYYRYNQNNTLAAGYTAPPPQKVASKKAAPAAAVDVPNHRMPHYEKMDLAMSRMNLVCLGYLKNQPNYEEFETEDVKYDRQTVLALREYQQEKSLEVTGLADETTKKSLDDTKCLAKTQKSGLESLGSMFQFN; encoded by the coding sequence ATGCTCTCATCCATACAAAAAACGCTACTTGCCACAGCATTAATAACGAGCTTAAGCGCATGTCAAAGCACTTCAACCAATGTCACTTCAAATAAAAATTCACCTGACATTAATGAAGTAAGTAAACAAAAATACAATGGTCCTAAAGCACGTATCGCCGTGGCACGTTTCACTGATAAGTCAAATAACTCAAGATGGTGGCGAAAAGAAATTGGTGAAGGTATGGCAGATCAACTTACCACCGCACTTGTTGGCACTAATCGCTTTATTGTATTAGAACGCCAAGCACTAGACGCTGTGCTTTCGGAGCAAGATTTAGCAGTATCAGGCAGAGTGAGTGCACAATCTGGGGCTGCATATGGCGAAATTGAAGGCGCTGAGATTGTAGTCGTTGCAGCGGTTACCGAGTTTGATGATGACAGTTCAGGTGCAAGTGTTGGTTCGGGCGGTTTTATTGGTGATGTGTTTAGCTCTGTTTCTGCTGGCTTTTCTGGATCGCATATGGCTATTGACCTAAGGTTAATTGATACGCGCACTTCACGTATTTTAGCTGCAACTAGTGTTGAAGGCGGTAGTAAAGATTTTAACTTTACCAGCGCAGCAACAAACTTTGGTGGCGCATTGGTTGGAGGGAGTCTTAGCGGCTGGTCAGATACACCAAAAGAAAAAGCACTACGTGAAGTAATAATTAAAGCCGTTGAGTTTTTAGAAACTAAAATCCCAGACACCTATTATCGCTATAACCAAAACAACACGCTTGCTGCAGGCTATACAGCACCACCACCGCAAAAGGTAGCTAGTAAAAAAGCAGCACCTGCTGCTGCTGTTGATGTGCCGAATCATAGAATGCCACATTATGAAAAAATGGACTTAGCAATGTCTCGTATGAACTTGGTTTGCTTAGGCTATTTAAAAAACCAACCTAATTATGAAGAATTTGAGACTGAAGACGTAAAATACGACCGTCAAACTGTATTAGCACTACGCGAATATCAACAAGAAAAGAGCTTAGAAGTAACAGGCCTTGCCGATGAAACAACAAAGAAATCTTTAGATGACACAAAATGTTTAGCTAAAACTCAAAAATCAGGGCTTGAAAGCTTAGGCAGCATGTTTCAATTTAACTAA
- a CDS encoding two-component regulator propeller domain-containing protein, whose protein sequence is MPLLQTLFKTLILSIFCLFHSMLIARPIHLDTYSSEQGLSQNSITCSITDEQGFHWFATQGGLNRFDGYEFKRFKSHPTEASISGNWVTDCLAGGPHAIWFSTASNGLNLLDTQTGQFKVFTTQTELAITDNRIWSLASDNLNNIWLGHEHGKLTRLNIVNNEVESFSYNSPEQANTVIQDIVIDAQQNIWLATNEGLIKFNPELKTFKHIAKSHKNLWRLHLNTQGQLLLASKQGLSLFIPTTEVFAEFAQFTDVWITDILIDDTDTMWLTSYGKGLFYKTEQSTSKNNFEHIPHNKQQQNGLANDYLLSLYQDQFGVIWIGTDGYGLQRYDKKQNQFSHQQHLSDDETTISHNFVRALLKDSQGQLWVGTRDGLNKQTDTGFKRYKVNSKLQSGLTNNNVFSLHEDNQQRLWIGTYGGGLLQYNPAEDNFIAYTTQSHQLSSDRVYAITSDPKGNLWLGSNQGLTRFNPDTLEVQHYKHDDSVNSLANNTVFTLLFDHNANGLWVGTRAGLDYLSMADESFTHYPSDQTSQTGLSHNMVTSLHLQNNDTLWVGTFGGLNRLDKKTQKISYITEHDGLLNDNIFAIKDDSKGHLWVSSNQGLTRYNPTNQAMQHFLPRDGVQHNSFILGAAFQAADGELFFGGINGFNQFYPSKLLLSTSAPTPVLTELLIYNQASSTKNYLTDQKKPAKLINHTKKLSFPTSQGVIGFKYSAVNNASSANQYQYAYKLSGLDKQFIYTDASQRQVNYSQLSAGNYQLQLKVSDQYGQWSKVHTVLKLTVTPPWWQTKLAYAAYLIIVLIITWLILASRYRAKTAEQLIQQERKLNQLKTQFLDNISHELKTPLSLILAPVENLQQQQLGAQAQHQVSIIKRNGLRLLNLINELLQLSQRPSATIEYVSAYSISPFIEQIVDDFAILFAQKNISFSFKDNTQQPNYINLETKHALSIIDNLLTNALKYTPSNESVNLTLSNTNNNVVITVSDTGIGIEEHQQALIFERFTRVAAHNQTGSGIGLALVKQLVEQYGGQISLVSKINKGSCFTVTLPLCESSNLLTDKQLSSSQTMPLKNNKKLLIVEDNVEMRELLVSLFSDDYTCLSANNGEEGLLLCQTQMPDVVLSDVMMPTMDGYQLLSAIRSDISINHIPVLLLSAKADSNSRIKGLDLLADDYLCKPFEASLLKSRIHGLLGIRDALNKHLVKQLSAQVHAVTLDAQIEQNKDYTFTERLKTILRENYQNELFSVEEFASAMCLSPRALQLKMKALFDVTPSDYIRNTRLEYAAKLLADSDLTIGLVADNTGFSSQSYFARCFKAKYTVTPKQYREAQTCKSH, encoded by the coding sequence GTGCCTTTACTTCAAACCCTATTCAAAACCCTCATTTTAAGTATTTTTTGCTTGTTTCATAGCATGCTTATTGCCCGCCCTATTCACTTAGATACATATTCGAGTGAGCAAGGATTATCGCAAAACTCGATTACATGCAGCATCACTGATGAGCAAGGGTTTCATTGGTTTGCCACACAAGGCGGTCTTAATCGCTTTGATGGTTATGAGTTTAAACGCTTCAAGTCTCACCCTACTGAGGCTAGTATTTCAGGAAACTGGGTCACCGATTGCCTTGCTGGCGGCCCTCATGCTATCTGGTTTTCTACAGCCAGTAATGGTTTAAACTTACTTGATACTCAAACCGGTCAATTTAAGGTTTTTACTACGCAAACTGAGTTGGCGATTACTGATAACCGTATATGGTCACTGGCGTCAGATAACCTAAATAATATTTGGTTAGGCCATGAACATGGAAAGTTAACACGATTAAATATAGTCAATAATGAAGTTGAGTCATTTAGCTATAATAGCCCCGAGCAAGCTAATACCGTAATACAAGATATCGTAATAGATGCTCAACAGAATATCTGGTTAGCGACCAACGAGGGATTAATTAAATTTAACCCAGAGCTAAAAACGTTTAAACACATAGCAAAGAGCCATAAGAATTTATGGCGGTTACACTTAAATACACAAGGGCAGCTTTTACTAGCAAGCAAACAAGGCCTTAGCTTATTTATTCCAACAACAGAGGTTTTTGCGGAGTTTGCTCAATTTACAGATGTATGGATCACCGATATATTAATTGACGACACCGATACCATGTGGCTGACAAGTTATGGAAAAGGTTTATTTTATAAAACAGAGCAAAGTACATCTAAAAATAACTTTGAGCACATACCGCACAATAAACAGCAACAAAATGGGCTTGCTAATGATTACCTATTGTCACTTTATCAAGATCAGTTCGGTGTCATTTGGATTGGTACTGATGGCTATGGCTTGCAACGTTATGATAAAAAGCAAAATCAATTTTCGCATCAACAGCATTTGAGCGATGATGAGACTACCATTAGTCATAATTTTGTTCGCGCTCTACTTAAAGATTCACAAGGTCAGTTATGGGTTGGTACGCGTGATGGCTTAAACAAACAAACCGACACTGGCTTTAAGCGCTATAAAGTTAACTCAAAATTGCAAAGCGGCCTTACTAATAATAATGTATTTAGCCTGCATGAAGATAACCAACAGCGACTTTGGATTGGTACCTATGGCGGTGGGTTACTGCAATACAATCCAGCTGAAGATAATTTTATTGCCTATACAACGCAAAGTCATCAACTTAGCAGCGATCGTGTTTATGCGATAACGAGCGATCCTAAAGGAAATTTATGGCTAGGTAGCAACCAAGGTTTAACACGCTTTAATCCCGACACCTTAGAGGTTCAACATTACAAGCACGACGACTCAGTAAATAGCCTTGCTAACAATACCGTATTTACTCTGCTTTTTGATCACAATGCGAACGGATTATGGGTCGGGACGCGTGCAGGTTTAGACTATCTAAGTATGGCGGATGAATCATTTACTCATTACCCCTCGGATCAGACATCGCAGACTGGTTTAAGCCATAATATGGTCACCTCTTTGCACTTGCAAAATAACGATACCCTATGGGTGGGTACCTTTGGTGGTTTAAACCGCCTTGATAAAAAAACACAAAAAATCTCTTACATTACCGAACATGATGGATTACTGAACGATAATATTTTTGCTATTAAAGATGATAGTAAAGGCCACTTATGGGTAAGCAGTAACCAAGGGCTCACTCGCTATAATCCCACGAATCAAGCTATGCAGCATTTTTTACCTCGTGACGGCGTGCAGCATAATTCGTTTATTTTAGGTGCCGCTTTTCAAGCAGCTGATGGCGAGCTATTTTTTGGCGGAATCAATGGCTTTAATCAGTTTTACCCTAGTAAACTGCTATTGAGTACTTCAGCCCCAACCCCAGTATTAACTGAGCTATTAATTTATAACCAAGCAAGTTCAACAAAAAACTATCTAACAGATCAAAAAAAGCCAGCAAAACTAATAAATCATACTAAAAAACTCTCTTTTCCAACTAGCCAAGGGGTCATTGGCTTTAAATATTCCGCCGTTAATAATGCCTCATCAGCTAATCAATACCAGTATGCTTACAAGCTAAGTGGTTTAGATAAGCAATTTATCTATACCGATGCAAGCCAACGACAAGTTAACTATTCGCAGCTAAGTGCAGGTAATTATCAATTACAATTAAAAGTAAGCGATCAATACGGGCAATGGAGCAAAGTTCACACTGTGCTAAAGCTGACAGTAACGCCTCCTTGGTGGCAAACGAAATTGGCGTATGCGGCTTACCTTATAATAGTTTTGATTATTACATGGTTAATTTTAGCGTCACGCTATCGAGCTAAAACCGCAGAGCAACTCATTCAACAAGAAAGAAAGCTTAATCAACTAAAGACCCAATTTTTAGATAATATTAGCCATGAACTTAAAACGCCATTAAGCTTAATTTTAGCGCCAGTAGAAAACTTACAACAGCAACAACTCGGTGCTCAAGCGCAACATCAAGTTTCTATAATCAAGCGTAACGGGCTCCGCCTACTTAATTTAATTAATGAGCTATTACAGCTCAGTCAGCGCCCAAGTGCGACTATAGAATATGTATCCGCTTATTCTATAAGCCCTTTTATAGAACAAATAGTAGACGACTTCGCTATTTTGTTTGCTCAAAAAAATATTAGTTTTTCCTTTAAAGACAATACGCAACAGCCTAATTATATAAATTTAGAAACTAAACATGCTTTATCTATTATTGATAACTTATTGACCAATGCACTTAAATACACCCCATCAAATGAAAGCGTTAATCTAACGCTTTCTAACACAAACAATAATGTTGTTATAACGGTATCTGATACTGGTATTGGTATCGAAGAACACCAGCAAGCGCTTATTTTTGAACGTTTTACTCGTGTTGCAGCACACAACCAAACAGGCAGTGGTATAGGTCTCGCGCTGGTTAAGCAGCTTGTAGAGCAATACGGTGGGCAAATTTCATTAGTTAGTAAAATCAACAAGGGAAGTTGCTTCACAGTCACTTTGCCATTGTGTGAATCAAGTAACTTATTAACGGATAAACAATTATCGTCCTCTCAAACTATGCCGCTAAAAAACAACAAAAAACTACTCATTGTTGAAGATAACGTGGAAATGCGTGAGTTACTGGTTTCACTGTTTAGTGATGACTATACCTGTCTGAGCGCTAATAATGGAGAAGAAGGGCTTTTGCTGTGCCAAACTCAAATGCCCGATGTGGTGCTCAGTGACGTGATGATGCCAACGATGGATGGATATCAACTTCTAAGCGCTATTCGCTCAGACATTTCGATAAACCATATTCCTGTTTTATTACTCTCTGCCAAAGCAGACAGTAATAGCCGTATAAAAGGGCTTGATTTACTGGCCGATGACTACCTGTGTAAACCCTTTGAAGCATCATTATTAAAGAGTCGGATTCATGGCTTATTAGGTATTCGTGATGCGTTAAATAAACACTTAGTTAAACAGTTATCAGCTCAAGTACATGCTGTAACCTTAGATGCGCAAATAGAGCAAAATAAAGATTACACATTTACAGAACGCTTAAAAACAATCTTGCGCGAAAATTATCAAAATGAACTGTTTAGCGTCGAAGAGTTTGCCAGCGCAATGTGTTTGAGCCCTCGCGCACTACAATTAAAAATGAAAGCTCTTTTTGACGTTACACCCAGTGATTACATTCGCAATACCCGTCTAGAATATGCAGCAAAATTATTAGCTGATAGCGACTTAACTATAGGCTTAGTTGCAGATAACACCGGCTTTAGTTCTCAAAGTTACTTTGCTCGTTGCTTTAAAGCCAAATATACAGTGACACCTAAACAATATAGAGAAGCACAAACATGTAAAAGTCATTAG
- the secE gene encoding preprotein translocase subunit SecE codes for MSTNIETPSSGMESVKWLVAIALLAGAVVGNHMFADQSVLLRAIGVVVAIAAGLAIASQTFKGRTFLAFAKEARIEVRKVVWPTRQETTHTTLIVMVATVIMALILWGLDGILFRAVGFLTGLEI; via the coding sequence ATGAGCACGAATATAGAAACACCATCGAGTGGGATGGAGTCAGTAAAGTGGTTAGTAGCAATTGCGCTACTTGCAGGCGCAGTCGTTGGTAACCATATGTTTGCAGATCAGTCTGTATTACTACGTGCTATTGGCGTTGTGGTTGCGATAGCTGCGGGTTTAGCTATTGCTTCGCAAACTTTCAAGGGACGTACATTCCTTGCTTTTGCAAAAGAAGCGCGTATCGAAGTACGCAAGGTAGTTTGGCCGACGCGTCAAGAAACAACGCACACGACATTAATTGTAATGGTTGCAACAGTGATTATGGCATTAATCCTTTGGGGATTAGATGGCATTTTATTCCGCGCTGTAGGCTTTTTAACTGGATTGGAGATCTGA
- the nusG gene encoding transcription termination/antitermination protein NusG — MSDENNEKKLRWYVVQAFSGYEKRVAQTLLEHIKIKGLEDSFGEVLVPTEEVVEMRAGQKRKSERKFFPGYVLVQMDMNDASWHLVNSTERVMGFIGGTSDRPAPISTKEADRILNRLQENAEAPKPATLFEPGEVVRVTDGPFADFSGVVEEVDYEKSRVKVSVLIFGRSTPVELEFGQVEQDK, encoded by the coding sequence ATGTCGGATGAGAATAACGAAAAGAAACTACGTTGGTACGTAGTACAGGCTTTCTCAGGTTATGAGAAGCGTGTTGCTCAAACATTATTAGAGCATATTAAAATCAAAGGTCTAGAAGATAGCTTTGGTGAAGTATTAGTTCCTACTGAAGAAGTCGTAGAGATGCGTGCTGGTCAAAAGCGTAAATCTGAGCGTAAATTCTTCCCAGGTTACGTACTAGTACAAATGGATATGAATGATGCAAGCTGGCACTTAGTAAATAGCACTGAACGTGTTATGGGCTTTATTGGTGGCACATCAGACCGTCCAGCACCTATTAGCACCAAAGAAGCTGATCGTATTCTTAACCGTCTACAAGAGAACGCAGAAGCGCCTAAACCAGCAACATTATTTGAGCCGGGTGAAGTGGTTCGTGTTACTGATGGTCCATTTGCAGACTTTAGTGGTGTGGTTGAAGAAGTTGACTACGAAAAGAGCCGCGTTAAAGTGTCGGTACTTATTTTTGGTCGCTCTACGCCAGTTGAACTTGAATTTGGTCAAGTTGAACAAGATAAGTAA
- the rplK gene encoding 50S ribosomal protein L11: MAKKVEALIKLQVAAGMANPSPPVGPALGQHGVNIMEFCKAFNARTESIEKGAPVPVVISVYGDRSFTFDMKTPPAAYLLKKAAGIKSGSGRPNTEKVGTVTRAQLEEIVETKKPDLTASDLEAAVRTIAGSARAMGLNVED; this comes from the coding sequence ATGGCTAAGAAAGTTGAAGCTCTAATCAAGCTACAAGTTGCTGCTGGTATGGCTAACCCTAGTCCTCCAGTAGGTCCAGCACTAGGTCAACACGGTGTAAACATCATGGAATTCTGTAAAGCGTTCAACGCACGTACAGAATCTATCGAAAAAGGCGCTCCAGTTCCTGTAGTGATCTCTGTTTACGGCGACCGTTCATTTACGTTCGACATGAAAACGCCACCGGCTGCTTACTTACTTAAGAAAGCTGCAGGTATCAAATCTGGTTCAGGCCGTCCTAACACTGAGAAAGTAGGCACAGTAACTCGTGCTCAACTTGAAGAAATCGTTGAGACAAAGAAACCAGACCTTACAGCTTCTGATTTAGAAGCTGCGGTTCGCACTATCGCAGGTTCTGCGCGTGCGATGGGCTTGAACGTAGAGGACTAA
- the rplA gene encoding 50S ribosomal protein L1: MAKLTKRMRTIREKVEVTKDYEINEAVALLKELATAKFVESVDVAVNLGIDARKSDQNVRGATVLPNGTGRDVRVAVFTQGANAEAAKEAGAELVGMEDLADLVKKGEMNFDVVVASPDAMRVVGQLGQILGPRGLMPNPKTGTVTPNVAEAVKNAKAGQVRYRNDKNGIIHTTIGKVDFTAEQLQQNLEALIVALKKAKPSQAKGVYLKKVTISTTMGAGVSVDQGTLSTVVA, from the coding sequence ATGGCTAAATTAACTAAACGTATGCGTACTATCCGCGAAAAAGTGGAAGTAACTAAAGATTACGAAATTAACGAAGCAGTTGCTCTTTTAAAAGAACTAGCGACAGCTAAATTCGTAGAAAGTGTTGACGTTGCTGTTAACCTTGGTATCGATGCTCGTAAATCTGATCAAAACGTTCGTGGTGCAACTGTACTACCTAACGGTACTGGTCGTGACGTTCGTGTTGCTGTATTCACTCAAGGCGCTAATGCAGAAGCTGCAAAAGAAGCCGGTGCTGAATTAGTAGGCATGGAAGATCTTGCTGACCTAGTTAAGAAAGGCGAGATGAATTTTGACGTTGTTGTTGCATCACCAGACGCTATGCGTGTTGTTGGTCAACTAGGTCAAATCTTAGGCCCACGTGGTCTAATGCCAAACCCTAAAACTGGTACTGTAACACCTAACGTTGCAGAAGCAGTTAAAAATGCGAAAGCAGGTCAAGTGCGTTACCGCAATGACAAAAATGGTATCATCCATACTACTATTGGTAAGGTTGATTTCACTGCTGAGCAGTTACAACAAAACCTTGAGGCTCTAATTGTTGCGCTTAAGAAGGCTAAACCTTCTCAAGCTAAAGGTGTTTACTTGAAGAAAGTAACTATCTCTACAACAATGGGCGCAGGTGTTTCTGTTGACCAAGGCACTTTAAGCACAGTTGTTGCTTAA
- the rplJ gene encoding 50S ribosomal protein L10: MALNLQGKKAIVAEVNEAATGALSAVVADSRGVTVGAITALRKEAREAGVWMKVVRNTLAKRALEGTDFECLSDSFVGPSLIAFSSEHPGAAARIFSDFAKKNEKFELKTAAFEGNVVDAAMLATLPTYDEAVARLMSAMKEASAGKLCKTIEAVRVQKEEQAA, translated from the coding sequence ATGGCTTTAAATCTTCAAGGCAAAAAGGCAATTGTTGCTGAAGTCAACGAAGCAGCCACTGGTGCTCTATCTGCAGTAGTTGCAGATTCTCGTGGTGTAACAGTTGGTGCAATCACTGCCCTTCGTAAAGAAGCTCGCGAAGCGGGTGTTTGGATGAAAGTTGTCCGTAACACTCTAGCTAAACGTGCTCTTGAAGGAACAGACTTTGAATGCCTATCTGATTCATTTGTTGGTCCAAGCTTAATCGCTTTCTCATCAGAGCACCCAGGTGCTGCTGCGCGTATCTTTTCAGACTTCGCGAAAAAGAATGAGAAATTTGAGCTTAAAACGGCCGCTTTTGAAGGTAATGTAGTAGATGCAGCTATGCTTGCAACTCTACCTACATACGACGAAGCTGTTGCACGCTTAATGAGCGCTATGAAAGAAGCGTCTGCTGGTAAATTGTGTAAAACAATTGAAGCAGTACGTGTACAGAAAGAAGAGCAAGCTGCTTAA
- the rplL gene encoding 50S ribosomal protein L7/L12, with the protein MSVTKDQILDAIAEMSVMDVVALVEAMEEKFGVTAAAAMVAGPAAEAAEEKTEFDVILTGAGANKVAAIKAVRGATGLGLKEAKALVEAAPTPVKEGISKEEAEALAKDLTEAGAEVEVK; encoded by the coding sequence ATGTCTGTAACTAAAGACCAAATCCTTGACGCAATTGCTGAAATGTCAGTAATGGACGTTGTTGCTCTAGTTGAAGCAATGGAAGAAAAATTCGGCGTAACTGCTGCAGCTGCTATGGTAGCAGGTCCTGCTGCTGAAGCTGCTGAAGAGAAAACAGAATTTGACGTAATCCTTACTGGCGCTGGCGCTAATAAAGTTGCGGCAATCAAAGCTGTACGTGGCGCAACTGGTCTTGGCTTAAAAGAAGCTAAAGCTCTAGTTGAAGCTGCTCCAACTCCAGTTAAAGAAGGTATCTCTAAGGAAGAAGCTGAAGCTCTTGCTAAAGACCTTACAGAAGCTGGTGCTGAAGTTGAGGTTAAGTAA